The following proteins come from a genomic window of Lycium ferocissimum isolate CSIRO_LF1 chromosome 4, AGI_CSIRO_Lferr_CH_V1, whole genome shotgun sequence:
- the LOC132053950 gene encoding uncharacterized protein LOC132053950, translating into MARVHEKFGHQVTYRKAWLGRQRAFELVYGDFKKSFSELPKFFAAFQHFNHGTVVEWKHEESTSSPEVKTFKFVFWAFKPCIDGFQTCRPVISVDGTHMYGKYDIKLLIAVGIDGNDNILPLAFAIVDRESKEAWKWFFRNLSLHVIKDREDICVISDRAKGILASLSELRRYQEPRAFHRFCLRHLKSNFQSRYPNKDLSKLMWRAASAHQIRKFEALMWEIKEENVEAYQYLMEIPLDKWTVSHDDGKRWGVLTTNLSESFNGVTKKARGLLSSLWLSCHIGAS; encoded by the coding sequence ATGGCTAGGGTTCACGAGAAATTTGGTCATCAAGTGACATATAGGAAAGCGTGGCTTGGACGTCAACGCGCATTTGAATTGGTGTATGGTgactttaaaaaatcatttagtgAGCTTCCTAAATTTTTTGCAGCTTTTCAGCACTTTAATCATGGAACAGTTGTGGAATGGAAACACGAAGAGTCTACGAGTTCACCAGAGGTAAAAACTTTTAAGTTTGTATTTTGGGCTTTCAAGCCATGCATTGATGGATTCCAAACGTGTCGCCCTGTTATTTCAGTAGATGGAACTCATATGTATGGCAAATATGACATCAAATTATTAATTGCTGTTGGAATTGACGGAAATGATAACATTCTTCCTCTAGCATTTGCTATTGTTGACAGGGAGTCGAAAGAGGCATGGAAATGGTTTTTTAGGAATTTGAGCTTACATGTGATAAAGGATAGAGAAGATATATGTGTGATCTCTGATAGGGCAAAAGGAATTTTGGCTAGTTTATCGGAGTTGCGGCGGTATCAAGAGCCTCGGGCCTTCCATCGATTTTGCCTAAGGCATCTTAAGAGCAACTTTCAATCTCGATATCCAAACAAGGACCTCAGTAAACTGATGTGGAGGGCTGCTTCAGCCCATCAAATAAGGAAGTTTGAAGCCTTGATGTGGGAAattaaggaagaaaatgttgaagcATATCAATACCTCATGGAAATTCCCCTGGACAAATGGACAGTTAGCCATGATGATGGAAAAAGATGGGGAGTGTTGACAACAAATCTTTCAGAGTCATTCAACGGAGTTACGAAAAAAGCACGAGGCTTGCTGTCATCGCTATGGTTAAGCTGTCACATTGGGGCAAGCTGA